A window from Lampris incognitus isolate fLamInc1 chromosome 5, fLamInc1.hap2, whole genome shotgun sequence encodes these proteins:
- the LOC130112928 gene encoding myeloid-associated differentiation marker-like protein 2, with translation MDSHGGAWLNTGAVCSPLGAARLSQLALGCAAVAMVTHSAGYSGSYGVFCMVVWCLCLAVSILVFFLDATRLHTCLPVSWDNLTVAFAALATLMYVTASVVYPLYFVRSECPYAGCEVRDFRIAVTVCSIAGTLAYGTEVILSRARPGQTVVGYMATVSGLLKVVQGFVACIIFGALANGSEYSRYAATIYCVIVYALCFTLTTLVVILTVCGRTAAVRCMPFERFVVVYNLLAVLLYLSVSVVWPVFCFDPKYGSPWRPSSCPRGKCPWDSKVAVSVFSFINLGLYVADLIYSQRIRFVSSQRPARPRV, from the exons ATGGACTCCCATGGTGGTGCGTGGCTCAACACGGGGGCAGTCTGTTCCCCTCTTGGCGCCGCCCGTCTCTCGCAGTTAGCTCTGGGCTGTGCAGCGGTTGCCATGGTGACTCACAGTGCCGGCTACAGTGGTTCCTATGGCGTGTTCTGCATGGTGGTTTGGTGCCTCTGCCTGGCTGTGTCGATTCTGGTGTTCTTCCTGGATGCCACCCGCCTCCACACCTGCCTGCCTGTATCCTGGGACAACCTCACTGTGGCCTTTGCTGCCCTGGCAACGCTCAT GTATGTCACAGCCTCCGTGGTCTACCCACTCTACTTTGTCCGCTCCGAGTGTCCTTATGCGGGCTGTGAGGTGAGGGATTTCCGTATCGCCGTCACTGTCTGCTCCATCGCCGGCACTCTGGCCTATGGGACTGAGGTGATCCTGTCCCGCGCCAGGCCAGGACAGACCGTGGTCGGCTATATGGCCACCGTCTCAGGCCTCCTCAAAGTGGTCCAAGGTTTCGTGGCCTGCATCATCTTTGGAGCCCTGGCCAACGGGAGCGAGTATTCCCGCTACGCCGCCACCATTTACTGCGTGATTGTTTATGCCCTCTGCTTCACCCTCACCACACTGGTGGTCATACTGACCGTCTGCGGCCGCACCGCGGCTGTGCGTTGCATGCCGTTTGAACGCTTTGTGGTGGTATACAATCTCCTGGCAGTTTTGCTCTACCTCAGTGTGTCCGTGGTCTGGCCTGTTTTCTGCTTTGACCCCAAATATGGGTCTCCGTGGCGACCATCGTCGTGCCCTCGGGGGAAGTGCCCGTGGGACAGCAAGGTGGCGGTGTCAGTGTTCTCCTTCATCAACCTTGGGCTGTACGTAGCAGACCTGATCTACTCCCAGAGGATACGTTTTGTCTCCTCTCAGAGACCCGCGCGCCCGCGGGTGTAG